The following proteins are encoded in a genomic region of Candidatus Limnocylindria bacterium:
- the efp gene encoding elongation factor P has protein sequence MISTGEIKRGITVEIDGQLYQIVEFQHIKMGRGSAQVRMKLRNVRKGDLIEKTVQAGERFQRARLDHRIVQFMYKDGTHYHFMDTKTYDQIALDADQLGDAVNYLTDGMEVTLNEYEGDPIGVDMPASIVMTVASTDFGLKGDTATGATKPATLESGLKVNVPLFVKAGDKIKVDTRTGEYLERA, from the coding sequence ATCGACGGGCAGCTCTACCAGATCGTCGAATTCCAGCACATCAAGATGGGACGCGGCAGTGCGCAGGTGCGCATGAAGCTGCGCAACGTGCGCAAAGGTGATCTCATCGAGAAGACGGTCCAGGCCGGCGAGCGCTTCCAGCGCGCCCGCCTCGACCACCGCATCGTGCAGTTCATGTACAAGGACGGCACGCACTACCACTTCATGGATACGAAGACGTACGACCAGATCGCGCTCGATGCCGACCAGCTCGGTGACGCCGTGAATTACCTCACCGACGGCATGGAGGTCACCCTCAACGAGTACGAGGGCGACCCCATCGGTGTCGACATGCCGGCATCGATCGTGATGACCGTCGCCTCGACGGATTTCGGTCTCAAGGGCGACACCGCGACCGGCGCGACGAAGCCGGCGACGCTCGAGTCCGGGCTCAAGGTCAACGTTCCGCTGTTCGTGAAGGCGGGGGACAAGATCAAGGTCGACACGCGGACGGGTGAGTACCTCGAGCGCGCCTAA
- the xseB gene encoding exodeoxyribonuclease VII small subunit: protein MAEAEPSIEEALTRLEAIADRLEDPSLDLDEAVRLYEEGLRLYERGAKKLDAAELRITQLADALQKQAKERTS, encoded by the coding sequence GTGGCTGAGGCCGAGCCGAGCATCGAAGAAGCCCTCACGCGTCTCGAGGCGATCGCCGACCGGCTCGAGGATCCCTCGCTCGACCTCGACGAGGCGGTGCGTCTCTACGAAGAGGGGCTGCGTCTCTACGAGCGCGGCGCGAAGAAGCTCGACGCCGCCGAGCTACGGATCACCCAGCTCGCGGACGCGCTGCAGAAGCAGGCGAAGGAGCGGACCTCGTAG
- the xseA gene encoding exodeoxyribonuclease VII large subunit, which translates to MSTSSAPKDVLRVGQLAIRLAEHIQSGDEFKDLWVEGEVSQARVSPAGHVYFTLRDNVGQLQSVLFASQAAQIALTPRDGAKVLAHGWVEFYHREGRCQLRIDDVRPAGAGDAYLRLEALKRRLTAEGLFAQERKRALPPTPRRVGVVTSPIGAAWRDVQTVVARRDPRVELILAPAQVQGIGAVESLIGALDGLGQLRDLDVVIIARGGGPSEDLAAFNDEALVRAIARFPRPVVCGVGHETDVTLADHAADVRAPTPSVAAELVVPDSTRHQVAAERLWRRVTTRMREALEGRRRRLIEARRLVERRAPPAKVAALRQQLDEGRRLLDRAVSRLVPSRRQRLVAAHRRLEALSPLKVLGRGYAIVEGADGRVRASVATLLPGEGARLRMRDGRADVTVEKVEKSG; encoded by the coding sequence GTGAGTACCTCGAGCGCGCCTAAGGACGTCCTGCGTGTCGGGCAGCTCGCCATCCGGCTGGCCGAGCACATCCAATCGGGCGACGAGTTCAAGGACCTCTGGGTCGAAGGCGAAGTCTCGCAAGCTCGCGTATCGCCGGCGGGTCACGTCTACTTCACGCTGCGCGACAACGTCGGTCAGCTGCAGTCGGTGCTCTTCGCATCGCAGGCTGCGCAGATCGCGCTCACGCCGCGCGACGGCGCCAAGGTCCTCGCGCACGGGTGGGTCGAGTTCTATCACCGTGAGGGCCGCTGCCAGCTCCGCATCGACGATGTCCGTCCGGCGGGCGCCGGCGATGCGTACCTGCGCCTCGAGGCGCTCAAGCGGCGGCTCACCGCCGAGGGCCTCTTCGCGCAGGAGCGGAAGCGCGCGCTCCCGCCAACGCCGCGACGTGTCGGGGTCGTGACGAGCCCGATCGGCGCCGCCTGGCGCGACGTGCAGACCGTCGTCGCGCGTCGCGATCCGCGCGTCGAGCTGATCCTCGCTCCCGCACAGGTGCAGGGCATCGGCGCGGTCGAGTCGCTCATCGGCGCGCTCGACGGGCTCGGGCAGCTGCGCGACCTGGACGTCGTGATCATCGCGCGTGGCGGCGGCCCGAGCGAGGATCTCGCCGCGTTCAACGACGAGGCGCTGGTGCGCGCGATCGCGCGCTTCCCCAGGCCGGTCGTCTGCGGCGTCGGGCACGAGACCGACGTGACGCTGGCGGACCACGCCGCGGACGTGCGCGCGCCGACGCCATCGGTCGCCGCGGAGCTCGTCGTGCCCGACTCGACGCGTCACCAGGTCGCCGCGGAGCGGCTGTGGCGCCGCGTCACGACGCGCATGCGCGAAGCGCTCGAGGGTCGCCGGCGGCGGCTCATCGAAGCGCGCCGGCTGGTCGAGCGTCGCGCGCCGCCCGCGAAGGTCGCCGCGCTGCGGCAGCAGCTTGACGAAGGCCGGCGCCTGCTCGACCGCGCCGTGTCGCGCCTGGTGCCGTCGCGCCGCCAGCGGCTCGTCGCAGCACATCGCCGTCTCGAGGCGTTGTCGCCGCTGAAGGTGCTCGGGCGCGGCTACGCGATCGTCGAGGGCGCGGACGGGCGCGTGCGCGCATCGGTCGCCACGCTACTGCCAGGCGAAGGCGCGAGACTGCGCATGCGCGACGGACGCGCGGATGTCACGGTAGAGAAGGTGGAGAAGAGTGGCTGA